A genomic window from Acidobacteriota bacterium includes:
- a CDS encoding Ig-like domain-containing protein has product MTTDDRGRQTEIKAGFWIALPNDLATIDADGNINLLAPGEVQIVAIVGGKQVRASIHIKPPRLASIEIAKPTSTLMVGDSLKLVAKAMDVHGGLRKDVQINWTSGNPRLATVDATGQVNGLAAGKVTIIASAEGISDRVFIEIAKSEIHSVSLTPTQTAARVGDVVRFKAETKSETGEVTTAANIRWTADGEASVETDGAFVAPRPGKYTVTASAGGKSASSMLTITPRNVERELETIGRIPLGTLQASELWPFGNYLYVATLADELRVYDISDLKHPVLTDTLKVDARTLPDFSLTADGRIGVLTREGASNRQNGLLFLDTSDLAHPKILSSFTETISGSVHSAFIDGHYVYLTDDATGSMRVIDFRDAKTPKQVARWELALPVAKSQLENTMAGMSLGSRHLHDVQVKDGLAYLAYWRDGLVILDVGAGIRGGRPEHPQLVSQLRFNHADLYGKGWLAGTREVFRHKNYVFVGDEVIPAEFDPKAGGRRLGRGILHVIDVSDIYTPRRVAEYALPEGGAYNVWADGDWLAMGFYGSGGRILDISGELRGNLAQQGREIARLKTSVTEGEHQQVPFTFSARIFGGNIFFNDFQTGIWITRLGKPRI; this is encoded by the coding sequence ATGACAACCGACGATCGTGGCCGCCAGACGGAAATCAAAGCCGGTTTCTGGATCGCGCTGCCGAACGACCTGGCGACGATTGACGCTGACGGCAATATCAACCTGCTTGCGCCGGGTGAAGTTCAAATCGTCGCGATTGTCGGCGGCAAACAGGTTCGCGCTTCGATTCACATCAAACCACCTCGTTTGGCCTCCATCGAAATCGCAAAACCAACTTCCACACTGATGGTTGGCGACAGCTTGAAACTGGTCGCCAAAGCGATGGATGTTCACGGAGGGTTGAGAAAAGACGTTCAGATCAATTGGACATCGGGCAATCCGAGATTGGCAACGGTTGATGCGACGGGACAAGTCAACGGATTGGCTGCGGGCAAGGTCACTATTATCGCCAGCGCTGAAGGCATCAGCGACCGCGTCTTCATCGAAATCGCCAAAAGCGAGATTCACAGCGTTAGTTTGACGCCAACCCAAACGGCGGCGCGCGTGGGAGATGTGGTTCGCTTTAAAGCCGAAACTAAAAGCGAAACCGGCGAGGTGACTACAGCCGCCAACATTCGCTGGACGGCAGATGGCGAAGCGAGCGTGGAAACCGATGGAGCATTCGTCGCTCCGCGACCCGGCAAATACACCGTCACGGCTTCGGCGGGCGGTAAATCCGCATCAAGCATGCTTACCATTACCCCGCGAAACGTCGAACGCGAACTGGAAACCATCGGCAGGATTCCGCTGGGAACGCTTCAAGCCTCGGAATTATGGCCGTTCGGCAACTATCTTTATGTTGCGACGTTGGCCGACGAGCTTCGTGTTTACGACATCTCCGATCTGAAACATCCTGTCTTGACTGATACGCTCAAGGTTGACGCTCGCACTCTGCCGGATTTCAGTTTGACCGCTGATGGGCGAATTGGCGTATTGACGCGCGAAGGCGCATCCAATCGCCAAAACGGGTTGCTGTTTCTGGACACGTCGGATTTGGCGCATCCCAAAATCCTTTCTTCGTTCACGGAAACCATCAGCGGATCGGTTCACAGCGCATTCATTGACGGTCATTATGTGTATCTGACCGACGACGCAACCGGTTCAATGCGGGTGATTGATTTTCGCGATGCGAAAACGCCTAAACAGGTGGCGCGTTGGGAACTCGCCTTGCCGGTTGCGAAATCGCAACTTGAAAACACGATGGCCGGAATGAGCCTGGGAAGCCGTCATTTGCACGACGTGCAAGTCAAAGACGGACTGGCTTATCTGGCGTACTGGCGCGACGGATTGGTGATTTTGGACGTTGGCGCGGGAATTCGCGGTGGAAGACCTGAACATCCCCAATTGGTTAGCCAACTGCGCTTCAATCACGCGGACCTTTACGGCAAAGGATGGCTGGCGGGAACGCGCGAAGTCTTTCGCCATAAAAATTACGTCTTCGTCGGTGACGAAGTCATTCCGGCGGAATTTGATCCGAAAGCGGGCGGGCGCAGGCTTGGCCGCGGCATTCTGCATGTAATTGATGTCTCAGATATTTACACTCCACGCCGCGTCGCCGAATATGCTTTGCCCGAAGGTGGCGCATACAATGTTTGGGCTGATGGAGATTGGCTGGCAATGGGATTTTACGGCAGCGGAGGACGCATCCTGGATATTTCCGGCGAGCTTCGAGGTAATCTTGCCCAGCAAGGTCGTGAAATCGCTCGCCTGAAAACAAGCGTGACGGAAGGCGAACATCAGCAGGTTCCCTTCACTTTCAGCGCGCGAATATTCGGCGGTAACATCTTCTTTAATGACTTTCAAACGGGCATCTGGATCACGCGACTTGGCAAACCACGAATATGA